A part of Brassica rapa cultivar Chiifu-401-42 chromosome A05, CAAS_Brap_v3.01, whole genome shotgun sequence genomic DNA contains:
- the LOC103854438 gene encoding sugar transport protein 6, whose amino-acid sequence MAVVVSSNGNAPAFEAKLTVYVFICVVIAAFGGLIFGYDIGISGGVTAMDDFLKEFFPAVWERKKHAHENNYCKYDNQFLQLFTSSLYLAALVASFFASAVCSKLGRKPTMQFASIFFLIGVGLTAGAVNLIMLIFGRILLGFGVGFGNQAVPLFLSEIAPAQLRGGLNIVFQLMVTIGILIANLVNYFTAKVHPYGWRIALGGAAIPAVFLLFGSLIICETPTSLIERNKNEEGKEALRKIRGVEDINEEYESIVHACDIASQVKDPFRKLLKPASRPPFIIGMLLQLFQQFTGINAIMFYAPVLFQTVGFGSEAALLSAVITGTINVLSTFVGIYLVDKTGRRFLLLQSSVHMLICQLIIGIILAKDLGTTGTLGKPQALVVVIFVCVYVMGFAWSWGPLGWLIPSETFPLETRSAGFAVAVSCNMFFTFVIAQAFLSMLCGMRSGIFFFFSAWIVVMGLFAMFFIPETKGVAIDDMRESVWKPHWFWKRYMLDEDDVEKRN is encoded by the exons ATGGCTGTTGTTGTATCATCTAACGGGAACGCTCCTGCTTTCGAAGCCAAGTTGACTGTCTATGTCTTTATCTGCGTTGTCATTGCTGCTTTCGGCGGTTTGATCTTCGGTTACGACATCGGAATTTCCG gtGGAGTGACGGCTATGGACGATTTCTTGAAAGAATTTTTCCCTGCTGTGTGGGAGAGGAAGAAGCACGCACATGAGAATAATTACTGCAAGTATGATAACCAGTTCTTGCAGCTGTTCACATCTTCTCTTTACCTAGCCGCGCTCGTTGCCAGCTTCTTCGCTTCAGCCGTTTGTTCTAAACTCGGAAGGAAGCCCACGATGCAGTTCGCTTCTATCTTCTTCTTGATCGGTGTGGGACTAACCGCGGGAGCGGTTAACCTCATCATGTTGATTTTTGGAAGAATCTTGCTTGGCTTTGGTGTTGGCTTTGGCAACCAg GCAGTGCCGCTTTTCTTGTCGGAGATTGCTCCAGCACAGCTCAGGGGAGGTCTCAACATTGTGTTCCAACTCATGGTCACAATAGGAATCCTAATAGCCAACCTTGTCAATTACTTCACTGCCAAGGTACATCCTTACGGTTGGCGTATTGCTCTCGGTGGAGCCGCGATTCCCGCCGTTTTCCTTCTCTTCGGTTCACTGATCATCTGCGAGACTCCCACGAGCCTCATCGAGCGCAACAAGAACGAAGAAGGCAAAGAGGCACTAAGGAAGATCAGAGGAGTTGAAGATATCAATGAAGAGTATGAATCTATCGTCCATGCTTGTGACATTGCGAGTCAGGTCAAGGACCCTTTCAGGAAACTGTTGAAGCCAGCGAGTCGCCCACCGTTCATCATCGGAATGCTTCTCCAGCTTTTCCAGCAGTTTACTGGAATCAATGCTATTATGTTCTATGCACCGGTTCTGTTCCAGACCGTTGGTTTTGGAAGCGAAGCAGCTCTTCTCTCCGCGGTTATCACGGGAACTATCAACGTTCTCAGTACGTTCGTCGGGATCTACCTCGTCGACAAGACTGGTCGGAGATTCCTTCTTCTACAATCTTCCGTTCACATGCTAATTTGCCAG TTGATCATTGGAATCATCCTAGCGAAAGACTTAGGCACGACGGGGACACTCGGGAAGCCACAAGCGCTAGTGGTTGTGATCTTTGTGTGCGTTTACGTGATGGGATTCGCGTGGTCATGGGGACCTTTAGGATGGCTGATTCCTAGCGAGACTTTCCCACTAGAGACACGAAGTGCAGGGTTCGCCGTTGCTGTCTCGTGCAACATGTTCTTCACGTTCGTGATCGCGCAGGCTTTCTTGTCGATGCTTTGCGGGATGAGATCGGggatattcttcttcttcagtgctTGGATCGTTGTGATGGGACTGTTTGCGATGTTCTTCATACCGGAGACTAAAGGAGTGGCTATTGATGATATGAGGGAGAGTGTGTGGAAGCCTCATTGGTTCTGGAAAAGGTATATGCTTGATGAGGATGATGTGGAGAAGAGAAACTGA